Within Candidatus Thorarchaeota archaeon, the genomic segment AAACAGCAGGCGTCTAACAATTGGGAATTGCATGCAGTAGTGGTTCTCTGAGATGACTAATTCGTCCACACTTCTTACTTGGTCGGAATTGCAATTGCTCTATTGGCTCACACGTTTTTGAACTTCTGCTCGACAAATCCCTTCTATTGCCATAGCATTGGATGTCAATGTTCAAAAAAGACAAGGTATCAGTTCGGATTCAATTTCGAAATCCTCATTGCGTTTCCAGTGATTCCTAAGGTCATCCCTGCATCCCCTGCAAGAACGGCCAAGGCAATCGATACAAAGCCCAATGGAACACCAACAGCGAGCAGGGTTTTTGCCGTGAGGCTCGCAAAAATGTTCTGTCTGATAATCGCTTTGGTGCGAACAGCGAGACGGTACAAATATGGGATTCTCGAAAGGTCGTCCTTCATGAGCGCTATGTTGGCGGTCTCTAGTGCGGTATCAGTGCCTGCAGCTCCCATAGCGATGCCAACATTGGCAACAGCCAGAGCCGGCGCGTCGTTTACCCCATCGCCAACCATTGCGATGCTGCCGTATCTCTCAGATATTCGTTTGAGCTCTTCCACTTTCTCATTCGGCATGAGTTCAGCTCGAAAGTCCTGAATGCCAATTTGATCAGCTATCGCTTGCGCCGTATGCCTGTTGTCACCGGTAAGCATAACCGTTCTTATTCCCGATGAATTCAATACTTCTATGACCTCTTTGGCATGAGGTCTTATTTCATCTGCAACTGCTATGATACCTTCGAGTTCGTCTTCTGTCGTAACCAAAATAACCGTCTTACCCTCTCTTTGAAGACGGGGTATCGTCCTATCCAAGATATTGATGCAGTTGGTCCTTGAACACATTCGATGAGCTTCTTCTAGGACTTTCTCACTATTGCTAGAGTGGTGAACGTGGTTTAAATCAAATCCCAGTTCGTCCATAAGTGAAGGGTTCCCTGCATAGTGTTCTCTTCCGTTCAGGCTTGCCTTGACCCCCTTCCCGCGGATTTCTTGAAATCCCTCGATTCCATGTTCATGGCTGATGTCATGATTCTCCTTCACGTGATTTACAATAGCCTTGGCAACAGGATGGTCACTTCGTTCTTCAAGACCACAAGCACATCTTAGCACATCTTCTTTGCTGCGTCCATTAAGGGGGATTACATCTGTCACATTGAGCTTACCTTTTGTGAGGGTGCCCGTTTTATCAAACGCCATAACCCTGATTTCTCCCATTGCCTCCAAGCTTGTACCGCTCTCTATCAGAACCCCATTCTTCGCAGCACTTGTGATGCCGGAAACCACTGCTACCGGTGTGCTAATTACGAATGCGCATGGGCATGCCAACACGAGCATTGTAATCCCGCGTATGAACCAGATAACCCATGGCTGCATCAGAAAAAGAGGCGGGATGAATGCGGTCACAATGGCAATGGCTACAACAGTAGGAGTATAATAGGATGAGAACCTCTCAACATATCTTTCGTGCTTTGTCTTCTTCCGTTCGGCACTCTTTACCATCTCGATGATCTTGGAAATGGTGCTCTCAGATGATTTGCTAGTTGCTTCAGCTTCAAGATAGCCATGTTCGTTGATTGTTCCCGCGTAGATTTCGTCACCCCTATGTTTGTCAACAGGTATGCTCTCACCTGTTATGGGAGCTTCATTGATTGCGCTGCTTCCCTCGATGACTACTCCATCCACAGGAATTTTCTCTCCCGGCTTGATAATCACTGTTTCCCCAATTTCCACCGATTCAACAGCGACTTCCACCGTTTCTCCATTTCGCCGGACCACTGCTCTATCTGGAGAAAGATCCATGAGCTCCCTCAGTGATCCCCTCGCTTTTTCAATCGAGTAATTCTCCAAGACTTCGGCCAAATTGAAAAGGAACGAAAGAATCGCTCCCTCCATGTAAATATGTACACCTCCAAGGATACTGCCAGCTATAGAACCCAGAATTGCCAAGCTCATCAACAGACTGATGCCAAATGATTTCTTCTTCAGATCTTGATAACCCTTCTTGAGAATGACTTCTCCGCCGATTCCTATACTTAGCAGGAAAAGAACATCTGAAAGAAGAAAAGCTTCGCTACCAATCATCCACAAGGTGTAGTTCAAACTGGAACCAATATAGGATATAATCAAGCCTAAACCTAACAGTGCCCCTCCAACCCAGTTCCTGAGGGCTCTTGAACTTGTCCAGATAGCGCTGATTTCTGTACCTTCTGACTCTCCAATGTCTATAGATCTTATAGATGTCGAACACGAATTTGATTCGGGTATTCTCTCGCTCATTTTTGTATCAGTCATTCCCTAGAGCTGCCTAGTAGTCGAATTCCATGAAGTTGTTACACTGATTCATCCCAGATT encodes:
- a CDS encoding cation-translocating P-type ATPase translates to MTDTKMSERIPESNSCSTSIRSIDIGESEGTEISAIWTSSRALRNWVGGALLGLGLIISYIGSSLNYTLWMIGSEAFLLSDVLFLLSIGIGGEVILKKGYQDLKKKSFGISLLMSLAILGSIAGSILGGVHIYMEGAILSFLFNLAEVLENYSIEKARGSLRELMDLSPDRAVVRRNGETVEVAVESVEIGETVIIKPGEKIPVDGVVIEGSSAINEAPITGESIPVDKHRGDEIYAGTINEHGYLEAEATSKSSESTISKIIEMVKSAERKKTKHERYVERFSSYYTPTVVAIAIVTAFIPPLFLMQPWVIWFIRGITMLVLACPCAFVISTPVAVVSGITSAAKNGVLIESGTSLEAMGEIRVMAFDKTGTLTKGKLNVTDVIPLNGRSKEDVLRCACGLEERSDHPVAKAIVNHVKENHDISHEHGIEGFQEIRGKGVKASLNGREHYAGNPSLMDELGFDLNHVHHSSNSEKVLEEAHRMCSRTNCINILDRTIPRLQREGKTVILVTTEDELEGIIAVADEIRPHAKEVIEVLNSSGIRTVMLTGDNRHTAQAIADQIGIQDFRAELMPNEKVEELKRISERYGSIAMVGDGVNDAPALAVANVGIAMGAAGTDTALETANIALMKDDLSRIPYLYRLAVRTKAIIRQNIFASLTAKTLLAVGVPLGFVSIALAVLAGDAGMTLGITGNAMRISKLNPN